ATAGAAGTGGATCTGAATAATTGCGGCAATTTAGCAGCGATGGGCTTACAGGTGGAAAGATGATTCTCAACGACTTGTAAAAGAACGATGGTAAAACGATTTCCAAAGCCTTTCTGCTGACCTAAAATGCGTAAAAACGCAAAAATATCCAGTAGCATCAAATTGTCACCACCACAAACATGTCCGTTTTTACAAGGGGATAGTAGTAGCGTTTCAAATTGATTACTGTCATGGGCTGACCTCCTAAAATGGCGAGAGGGACAAGCAGCTTGCTACTGCCTGTCCCTCTCGGTGATGGAGATTGTTCCCCTCACTTGGTTAGCCTGAAAATCGTGTTTCGTGGGGTCTGTTTTTGAAAAAATCTTGAAACTTTTTTCTGGCCGCCTCCACGGAATCCCTCACGGTGTACTTGGAGCAGCCGTCCAGCCGGGCGATCTGCTCATAGCTCAATCCGTCCAGCGCGTAGAGCAGGAACCGGCGGCGCTGTGTGGCGGTGCAGCTCTCCAACATGGAAAGCAGTTCGTCCAGCGTTTCCCTCCGGCAAACGTATTGCTCTGGCGTTTCTTGGTTGGTGCGGTCCTCGGCGGCGACTATGTACTCGTCAAACTCCCTTATGTCCCAATGCCGCCGCTGCTCATGGGATAGGTTTTCCTCCTTGTGGTCGGCCCGGTCAAGGAACTCATAGACCTCAACGCTGACTTCCACGGACAGGGCTTGTCCGTTTATTTTGATGATGACTTCCATCTGCCTTTCCTCCGTTTCGATTGGGGTTGGTGCGAATCGAAACGGGGGGAGCGGAGAGCGGCAACAGTGCCGAACATCGGGTCAACTTGACCCGAATTTTACCGTCTGAAAAAGAGAGGTTTCCGGCCCTCCTGCGCCGAATTTTTTTATTTTCTTGTAAACTGGAGGCCCGGTAAAAACAAAGGCTCTGAATTTCTGCAAATATCCCCGGCACTCGTCTGCAATCGCAGACGAACCGCAACGGAATAGCTCATGTATTGTCGCATAAAAAAGGGCGCAAGTGATTGGCTTTTCACTTGCGCCGTGGTGGACGTTTTCGCTATTTTATTGTGGCTTGTCGCCCATGTAAGAGGCGCGTCAAAAGGGATATTTGCTCATTGCGACCCTCCACTGGCCGCATAAAAAAGAGGCCTTGATTATTTCAAAGCCACCGAAACTAATAAGGTGCGTGGAAATATAGTTGCTACACGACGGCTTTTTTTCTTTGCCGTCGTGCGGCAACTATTGAAGTTATTTTACATCTTTTATTAATTCTTCTACCGATATACCATATAGCTTTGCTAATGCAAACAAGTTTGAAGTACTTGGGTCTGATGTTCCATTTTCCCATTTTGATACTGCTTGTCTGCTGACCCCTATTGTTTCTGCCACAAACTCTTGTGTCATTTGACAATGGGTTCGGTACGCTTTTAATGTTTCTCCGAGAGATTGACTCACGGCAGCTTTCTCTTTACGAACATTACTCGATTTTAGATATTTCAGGAAAGCACGAACAATGAGAACAAACAAAGTAACAAACACGCCGATAAAGATTACACCAACCAAAATAGACGTTATAGAAGATTTCATATGGGTACGCCTCCTTTCTTCTTTGTTATGGCTTTATTTTATCAAAATTGTCGTGTTGCAGCTACCAACTATTACGCAATTATAGGTTGCATTCGTGTTGCGGCATATTTTTACTCAAATAACAGCGCTTCGGGCTGATAGAATGCCTTTTTGTGGTTCTTTCCTCTGCAGGCTGCTAGTGAGGGCATACACACCATTGGCCATGTCCTCGGCTCGTAAAGCTGCTTTCTTGGCCTCCATCTGCCGCCGCTTCTCGGTCTTTATCCTGTCCTCATACTCGCGTTGTTTTCCATTAGCTTTGCGGCGTAGATAGTTCTGGTGCAGTCTGTTCTTGCGTTCCTCTTTCTTCCGTAGGGCCTCCTGTTCCTCTGGGGTGAGGTTTACTTCTCCGAAGTGGGGAGGCACATATCGGCCCACAAAGTTAAAATAGATTTCAACCTCCTGCGTGGTTTCAATGCTGCCCTTGCGGGCGCGTTCATGCACAAGGATTTTCTCGACAAACTCGTTTAATGGCTTAATCGCTCGTACAATGGGGTGATTTTCTCGTTTCTCATATTCGCGTCATCCTTGCATGAAAAATGCTCTAAGTGTTTTCAGTAACCATGAGAAAAACCATGATTAAGAAGTCACTTAGAGCATATATCACCACTTGAAAATCTGAAATAGATATGTTATACTACCTACATCAGTATCAGTAATTGCTTTCGAGCGATTAGAGTTTTTCCGGTTGCACAGTGTCTGAGAGTATATACTTTCAGGCACTTTTTTTGTTTCTTCTGCTTCTTTTCCAAGAAGCACAGAATGGGGAGTCCGGAGGCACAAGCCCTCCGCCCATCTGCTACAATTTCATATCAGGCCCTCGGGCAATAAAGGCACTCAGAGAATTTCGGTTCTTTGGGTGCTTTTTTTATATAGATCGGAGCTTTTACGGCTCCCCTAATCTTTGTTCCGGGGAGCCTTTCGGCATACCCGTGTATATAGATAAAACCACGCAGGAATGCAGAAAGGAAATGCCTATGATTCTTTATTTGGATGCCAGAACTACCGTCAAGGATCTGATAATTGATTATATTGAGGTGGAATTGGCAAACGGAGAAACCGCCTCTCTTAATTGGGATGAAAGTGATATTGGGCGGGCTGACGACGGTTTCAGTGCCCGATACAAAGGGGTGTATTTTGGAGAGGTCTATGCCAATGGCAGACTGGAGCAGCTGCAGGATATGAAAATAACCGATATCGGTTTGTATTCTGAAAGCGATACTCCTCTCAATATCTGTATCACTTCGATGGAATTTGAAGACGATGGCAGGCTATTGGCGTTTGAAGCTCCGATTTTACATGGAAACATTGTTTATCAGAACGAAAGTGGTGAGGTGATCGCATGTTGAAAAGCGGAAAATATATCGCCGAACACGATAACGGAATATTTGACCGATACCGGATTGTTATGTCAGTAAAGGAAACGGAGAAGTCATATATTTTTGAATTGCTTGAGTATGTAAGCCGGTATAGTTCGGCACAGATGGACATGCTGTTCGACAAGAGTAAGCGGGTCCTGATTTCAAAATTCAAGGGCGGCCATGCAATGCGTATATGGAGTGACCATGACTTTACACTGTATCCATATCAAGCCGGGATTCCGTTTCATTTTGAACGGGTCAGTGAAGGCGGCAGTGCGGAAGGAAGTGGCGTCTATGGGTAAGAAAAAAACGTACAGAGGCGAGCTGGTTGATGAAATCAGAGGTCTGGGGCAGTCACAAGGGCTGAATCATGTCTTCACTACTTTTTTGGAGATTTCAGCAACCTGTATCTCTGCAGAGATGGATCCGTCAAACGCAGAAGAACGCGAGAAGCGGTATGAGGAAATGACATCTGCTATGGATCCTAAAACCCTCAACGGCTATGCGCATATGCTCGCTCTGCTGGCTCTTGCTATTCATGAGCATGAGGAGGATCCCTGCGATATTCTTGGCAGTATCTATCATGAGCTTCGCTTAAATAACGAGTGGAACGGACAGTATTTCACTCCCGATAATATTTGCCGGATGATGGCGCGGCTTGTAAACCCAGTGGATGAGCGCTCTGAAACGGAAGCCCCTATCATGATCAACGAGCCTACTTGCGGTTCGGGTACGATGGTGATTGGTGCAGTATGGGCCATGAAGCAGAAAGATTTCGATTTTCGGCACAAGAGTTTTTTTGTTGCCCAGGATATTGACATCCGCTGTGTGTGGATGGCATATATCCAGCTCAGTCTGTATGGAATTCCGGCGGTGGTCATTCATGGCGACACCTTAGCAATGAAAGAATGGTCCCGATGGTACACTCCGTTGGCGTCTGTTCCTTTCATAAAAAGGGAATGCGCTGTCAATAGCACAGAGAAAGGGGCGGCGACAAGTGGATAGTACAGAAAAATCTTTGGACGATTTGACCTTTGCTGATCTGCGAGTCCATTACGGAACCGGACGTGCTTTTCTGATCAGACAGGAGTATAGAAGGAATGTTTACGGCTACCGAAAAGGCGTTAAGACAGATCTGGGAGACCTGGAGGAAAAAGATTGGATACAGCTGGCCACGGGTTTGATTCAAAAAAGCGGAGAGCAACAGCTGCAGAAAAATCTGTTGGAATGGGAGCAGGAGCATAATTATTGCAATAGTTCCCTCAAAGAGATGGAGGTGACTGCACTGGAACTTCACATGGCCAGAATTTTTGATGATCCGCTCTGGGTGGCCTATATCCCTTTCAACCGCAAGTATCGGCCGGAGGTTCTGGAATCTGCCAGACTGGTATGGGTTCAAACAGAATGCTGCGGGATACCCGGGCAAATTACACAGGAGCAGCTGGATCAGTCTGCCGGAAACGCTTTAGGGATTACATGCCCGATATGCGGCCGGTGTTCCCCGTTTCAGGTCTGCACGCCCAAGGAGGTGAGCGGAAATGGATAAGCTGTTTATCATTGTAAAAGGCGGAAGGGTGGAAGAAATCTACAGCACAAAAACAGAAACTGAGTTGTATGCGGAAATTCTTGATTTTGACTCAATGGAACGGACGGAAGAGATGGAAAAAGATCTTCAGTTCCGGTATGAGGCGATTCGGGAATTGATGTACAGAATTGACTGAAAGGAGAATGCACATGGGTGCGAAATATAAAACAAACCATGAGCGTATGCTTGAGCTGATCGAGCAACTCACAAAGGCAGATATTGCCTATTATCGGGATGATAATCCCATTATGACAGACCGGGATTACGATATCCTGATGGACGAATTGAAAGACATTGAGAGCCGAATCGGGTTGGTTCTTTCCGGTTCCCCGACTCAAAAGGTGTCTGGAGAAATATTGGAAAGCCTGGCCGAGGTACGCCACAGTAAACCTATGCTTTCAGCGGATAAAACAAAATCTGTTGAGGATCTGGTGAAGTTTGCTGCCAAGCAGCCGGTGCTGATAAGCTGGAAAATGGACGGTCTGACGCTGGTACTCCGTTATGAGAACGGCCAGCTGGTTCAGGCGATCACCCGCGGGCGTGAAGGGACCATTGGTGAGGATGTGACACATACTGTGCGCACTTTTCTTAATGTGCCGCTTACCATTCCTACGAAAGATTCGTTTGAAGTCCGAGGTGAGGGCGTCATCTCATGGGCAAACTTTGAGAAAATCAATTCCGGTCTGGAGGAGCCCTATACCCATCCCAGGAACCTGGCATCCGGCAGCACGCGTAAGCTCGACGCCGGCGAAGCCAAAAAGCGATTGCTTGAGTTTTGGGCGTTTGAGCTTGTGAGCGATTATCTGGAGTCGGAGAGTAAGCTTGCCCAGCAGCAGTTTTTGGCACATAACGGTTTTTCTGTTGTGCCCTACATCTATCTGGATGCGGTTCACGATGAAACAATGGTGCGTGATGCAATTTCTGCTATGGATCCGAAGAAGTTCCCTTACCCGGTAGACGGAATTATCATGGAATATGATGATGTTGCCTACGGAAAAGGTCTGGGAGCCACAGGGCATCATGAAAACCGTTTGATTGCATTGAAGTGGGAAGATGAACTGTATGAAACCACATTCATTGGCTTGGATGTGGCAGTCACTCGCACTGGAATGGTCAGTCTGACAGGCATCTTTGAGCCGGTGTCTATTGACGGCACTCAAGTAAGCCGGGCGTATCTGCATAACTATGAGAATTATCTGGACCTTGCATTGGGGCGTGGTGATAAAATCCGCGTGTATAAGGCGAACATGATCATTCCGCAGATTGCAGAGAACCTCAATAAGACCGGAACCTGCTGTGTTCCGCTCAATTGTCCCTGCTGTGGCAAGATGCTGAGTTTCCGGAAAAGCAGCGGCGGTATTCGCCAGCTGTTCTGTGAAAATCCGCATTGTTCTGCCAAACTGGTGCGAAAATTTGTCCACTTTTGTGAGAAAACGAGGATGAATATCGAGGGACTGTCGGAAAAAACTCTGGAGCAGTTTGTAAGTCATGGCTGGATTCGGACGTTTGCAGATCTTTATGCGCTGGATCAACACCGTGATGAGATCGTGCAGACGGAAGGCTTCGGGGAGAAATCCTTTGAGCGCCTGCAGGCGTCCATCGAAAAGAGCCGCCACTGCACGCTGGCGAAGTTCATTGCCGGTCTGGGGATCCCCATGGTCGGCAGACATGCCGGGCGTGACCTGGACAGGCATTTCCACGGCTCGTGGGAAGCGTTTGAACAGGCGATTCAGGACGGCTTCGACTTTACGCAGCTACCGGATTTCGGCGAGACGATGCACAACAACATTTATACATGGTATGCGGATACAGAGGAAGAAAAACTCTGGCGCCCGCTGCTTGAAAAAATTGAATTTGAAAAGGAGAATTTTGATATGAATACAAATACAGCAAATCCCTTCTACGGCAAGACCGTAGTGGCAACCGGCAAACTGGAGAATTACACCCGTGACGGCATCCAGATGAAGCTGATGCAGCTGGGGGCAAAACCGGCAAGTTCGGTAACGAAAAAGACCGATTATCTGATTGTTGGTGAAAAGGCCGGCAGTAAGCTTACGAAAGCGCAGCAGCTCGGTATCAGAACACTGACGGAGGAAGAATTTGAAGCAATGCTGGCGTAAATTCGCCGGAATAACAGTGGCGGGGCAGATTTTCTGCTCCGCTTTTCACTTTTTCATAGAAAGGAAAAGAGGATGAATCCAAAATATCGCTGTCCTGCTTGCGGAGCAGAAAGCTTTGAGGTGACAGCTCATGTCACGCAGGACTGGAAGATCGACTGTAACGGAACCTTTCTGGAATCTCTAAATGAGTGCGTCGAGGTTACGCATTATCCTGATGAGAATGACATTTGGGATTGTGCCAATTGTGGCTTCAGCGCAGCGGGATGTGAGTTCCGAAATCAGTCTGAGGAGCAGAAAGGAGACAAAGAATATGAACCAACAAAAAAAGAATCTTGAAATCACTGGCAGGCTTATCTGTCCACTGTCTGTTGGAACTGCAGCTTTTATCGCAGAAAATGGTGGGATACGCAGGACAAGTAATGTTCTTCGGATGGAGAGGATTTCTCCTGATGAGATCCGTTTTGAGACCTGTAATACCAACTACCGCCTGCATCTTATCCGGCAGGAGGTGACGGCATGAGCAGTGAAATTTTTTATGACAAGGCATTCATCCTTGTCGGGGAGAAATATATCCCCGTTGTAAATCATGGCTCGTCAAACTGCTTTGACTTTGATAGTCGGGGTCGTGAGATCCCGGAAAAGCATTGGTCGGTTCTGAACTACCCTCATACCGGGAGGATGCTGTTTACTGCAGAAGAAATGCAGGAGATAGCAGCCGTCCATGAGGAAGCCAATAGGAATAACCGGGGCGGGACACGCAAAAGCCGAAATCGGTCTTTTGAAGAAGGCGAGTTTGGGCGCTGGATCCTGGCAGGGATGAAATCGGCACATACCGTGGAGGACTACAGAAAACACGGGAATACCGTGACAGTGATTGATTATGACCATGACTATTGGCAAAGGCACTGTGTGTCTACGACAGAGGAATTGCTGGATAAGATCAAGGAGCTTTCAGGCCACAGCATTACAGTATCTTTCTGGGACGACCGCCATGTTACCCATCCGCCCATGCGGCGCAAGGGAACGCCCTTTGATTTCGGCACACTGCCGGAGTTTTATGTGCTGCGGGCAGCGCAGGGGTATTTTGTGAAGCGGAGCAGCCGAAAGATCTGGTTTGCAAGGTTTCAAAAGCCGAAATCACAGATGATTCGGAAGTTCAAGACCGAAAAGGCGGCACAGGACTATTTGGACAGCAATCAAAAATTCTTTTCAGGATACGCATTTGAAATCGAATGCGTACAGAACGGTGGTGTCACAGCATGAGGGAGTCAAGGCCAGACCGCTTCCGCCGTGTGGCAGAAGCCCGGGTCAACAAGATTATCAAAATGGTAAGACTGCTTGGAAATTGTTCCAATCTTGCCGTATATGCTTTTACGCAAGAGCAGGTACAGCAGATTTTTGCTACATTGCGGGATGAATTGGACAGAGCGCAGAAGCGATATACCCAGTCTTACAAGAAAAGGTTTTCGCTGTCGGACGAACAGTATGCTTCCCTGCCGAAATATCCGACCATCGTACTGCCTCTGCCGGATGGAAGCAGTCTTAGGGCAGTTGCAATCGACGATGAGAATTTTCCTGCAATCAATGTTTACTGGGATACAGAAAAGCCGGAGATTGATGGGCCAATCTGTTTTGCAGAATACAATCCTGAACGCGGTCCCTGCCACGAGGTCTGCATTGGAGCTTACCAGTCTGACAAGGAAGACACAGTTTATTACAAGCCATATATGGCAGAAAGGGAATCAAATGAGTAATTACATATACTGCCGCACACTCAAACTGGACTGGAAAGAAGTGTCCAGACTGATCGCAGAATGTGCAGGCAAAATTTTAAACAGAACGATTCATGGCACAGCGGGTTATGAGGATGATCATTACTGGGGCTTTCAGGCGACCACTGGTCGTTTTACCATTGCCGAAATAGACAAGCTTATCCGGTTTGTTAATGGGGATGAGGAGATGCAGCAAGAAGCAATTCCTCAGGATTCAGACAAATCAGCCGCAATCGGAGAGCGTTTGTCCCGTGCTCTGTTGGAAAAAGCTTTAAGACTGTCATGGTGCCATGAGAGTACCACGGAATTGGCTCTTTGGCTGGTCAACGTCCGGGAAAAACGGCCGGCAGTCTATAAACGGATTGTTGAGATCAGCCCGCATGATATTTGCTTGGATAATCTTAGGAGCAAAAGTGAATTGATTGCTTATCTCCACGAAAACGGTCCAACACATTCCACGCTGATGGATTTCTGCGCGGATTACAGGGAGCGGTATCACAACGAACTCTGCTGGAACTATCCAATCTCTGATGGGCTGCATCTTGGCACGTTTTTCGTTCTCGTAAAGGAGGGCGTTCTGGCTCTTCCTTATGACGATGCGGATAAGGTGGACTATGAGCTGCTTTGTCTGGATGATGCCAAAATGTGTGACAGAGAATCTATGGAGAATCTCATAACGGAGTGGGATAGCTTCGACCGGGATTTACGCTCCGCCATGCAGGGCATGAGGGCGTTTTACCGCAGAGAGGAGGAGCAACATGAATCAGAAAATTGACTGGCTCATCCATCTGGTGGCCAACGGCGCCTGTGATGAATGTGGTGAGGTAGAAACAGACTTTTTGCCCTATATGTGCAATGCTCACACCCACGGGCTGGAACGCTATGGGCACTTGGATTTCCAAATGGTACTTTTTTTGCCGACGGAGGAGATTGGACGAATCCTCAATACTTTGGGGCTAAGAGTTCAGTCTGGAGAACGCTTCCGGTCTGGAGATATGGTTTCCGGAATTTATGAAGACTGCGATGTGCGCTTGGATGAGTATGATGAAACCGGGCGCAAGGTCTTGCGGGTCATCATACCGGATGCGAACAATATCTTCCCAGGGGAAGGAGATTGTATGCTCCCATACTGTCTGCAGCTCTTGAAGACAGATGAGCTCTGCGTAGAAAGGGGGATACCATCATGAAAATCACGTTGTATCAAATCATCCCGGAACCGGAAAACAGATACTTGATATTCAGCGATTTGAGAAGCATCCGGGCGGCAAGCGGCGGACATGTTCCGGCTGAGATTTACGAAGCAGTATTCAGCGGGGATCTGGACATCGCCGTGCCCCGGAATGCCAAAAACAAAATGGATCAAGAACTTGCCGAACTGGAAGCGGTATATGTACGTTTTAACGTATCGCATCCGGAAGGCTTCCGTGGACGGTCCATGACCATGTCGGATGTAGTCGAGGTCATCCGTTCCGAAAAGGAAAGCAGGTTTTTCTTCTGCGACCGGTTCGGATTTGAGGAGATTGCGTTTGAAAAGGAAAAAGCTGATTTTGGGCGCCTGTAGGGCGCAGAAAGGATACAATCATGAAGAAACTGATATTGAACTATAAAGGGCGCGACAGCTGGGACAGACCGGTTTATGAATCGGAAGGCCGACTGTATGTGGATGTGGATCCACGCAAAGGCTGGAAACCGAATATCTGTACGAAGTACAATAATGAGTTTGATGGAGAGCCGGATACGCCGATTGCCGAAGATACCGTTGTGGAGTTTGTTCCGTGTCGGGATATCTGGTAAGCGAGGAGGACGTATGAAAGAATTCATGACAAAAATGGTTCCTGTCAATCTGTCAGACCGATTTCCATTCAAATGCAGGATGTGCGGCGCTTGCTGCCGGCATGTCAGGGAAAGTGTGCCGCTGGAGAGTCTGGATGCTTTTCGGCTTGCCAAACATCTGAGGGACAAAGGTGAAAATGTGAGCTGTGTGGAAGATGTGCTTGCTGCCTACGCAGAGCCTGTCTTACTTAGTGAAAACGGGTATACGGTATTTATGCTGAAAACGGTTGGAGCGGATGAAGCGTGCATTTTTCTGAAAGATAATCGGTGTACGATTCATTCTGTTCATCCGCGGGCGTGCCGTACATATCCCATTGCTGTCGGACCATATGAACTTGGCGGGTATGAACAGTATCTCAGTATGGAGCAGCCACATCACTATTCGGGTCCACAGATGTCTGTGAAAAAATGGATTCAAAAACGCTGTAGTAAACAGGATTTTGAATTTTTGAACACGGATATTGGTTCAGCACAGGAGATAGAAAAATTATTGAAGAAGATTCCTGAGCATAACCGGACAAGGGCCGTGATGATGTTCCTTTTCTACAAGTACTCGGATTACGATCTGGATAAGTCTTTCCTTCCACAGTTTAAAAGCAATAACGATAAGCTGCTGGAGGTTCTGCGCAAAATGGCGGATGACAAAGATAACTAAATTTTCAAGTCAGTATGACACAACAACAAGGCGTCGAAATTCGGCGCCTTAATTATTTTTAGGAGGAAATACCATGGATGAAAGATTAAAAAATATCGTAGACAATTTTGAGGCAATGAAAATCGGTGTGGATGAGCCGTTTCCATTTCATTGCACCATGTGCGGCAAATGCTGCATCAATCGGGAGGATATCCTTTTGACGCCGCGAGATATCTATAACATGGCAAAGGAGCTTGGGATAACGACTAAAGAGCTGTTTGAAACCTATTGTGAGACTTATATTGGCTGCGACTCCCGTGTGCCTATAGTCAGATTGAAGCCTCGTGGCTCCATAAAAAGATGCCCGTTGATGAAAGACAGAAAATGCTCTGTCCATAAGGCAAAACCGGCGGTATGCGCTCTGTTTCCGATAGGAAGATGCCTGATGTTTGAAAAGGATTCAAATCCTTCAGAGAAAATTTCAGCAAGCCAGATACAGTATATTTTTACCAATCCTGGGTGCGGTGATAATGCTGAAACCCATACGGTGCGGGAATGGCTTGGAGAGTTTGGAATGTCACTGGAGGATGAGTTTTTTGTCAAGTGGCAGCAGGCAATCATGGAATTCGGGCAGTTTTTCCGTGAAGCGGAAAAGACGGCCAGTGAGCGTATCATGGAGCTGTCATGGACAGCGGCTTTTGTCGGCTTATATCTGCATTATGAAACTGATCAGGAATTTCTGCCGCAGTTTGAAAAGAATGTCCGGGAAATCACTGCACTGCTGCAGATGGCGCCCATAAAGGAAGGCGGTAGAGCAAATGAATGAGGATCGTAACCAGCATCAGGTTATCCGAAAGGATGCTCGCAACTGCTTTGTGGAGAGCTTAAATGATGCTTTTGAGATTGGGAGGATCCATCTTGCTTTTGCGACCTACGATTTGAGCCGTCCGATTGGACAACGGCAGACAAACAACATCCATATTTACATTGCGGTGGACGAGTTTCTGGAATTATGCCGCAAGCTGGAAGGTGGGGAACTTCGTTATCTGCTAAAGAATAAGAAGACAAGCGGGGATAAAACACCGCTTTATCAGTGCCTGGGTGGTACTTCTGCCGAAAAGCTTGCAAAATACGGGCGTTCTCGGGCAGATGGAAAAAGCCTGTCCAGAACAGCACAGCTATTGGCAGGAAGCAAATCGGATTTCCTGTTTGTAGCGGATAGCGGACCTGGTGAAACAGATCAGAAAGGTTTAATCGTTCCCAAGTTCGGAAGTAAGCCGGAAAATCATGTGGCAGTCAGTATGACATTTGAAACATTCAGTGAACTGTTGCTTACGACAAGGCTGCACTATTCAGCATGGCTGGGTGCATGGTATGCAAACCAATATCATCCGGGCAACCAGCGAACAGCACAGGCACAGGAAAACCCACAGTATCAGGAGAAGCAGGGAGAAGCAGAATACGCTTCTGATCCAATGTTCTAAAGTAGAATGAAAAAGCGGTGCAGTCTGATGATTGCACCGTTTTTTGCGCCTTGAGGGGCCCATTTCAATGGGCTGAATCCAAACCGACTGCAAAGATACAGAGCCGGTAAACTTGTGAGTTGAACCATTTGTCGGCGTTGGCACATTTGTGAATGCAAAGAAATTTTATTATAATAAACCCTACACTATAACACCATACTTTTTATATATGGTATGCTTAACAGAACGGAGGTGGTTACAAATGAATACATATACTACTTCGGAAGTAGCAAAGATGATAGGCATACATCCGAATACTGTACGGCTTTATGAAGAATGGGGACTGATACCAAATGCAGAGCGTAAAGCAAACGGTTATCGTATATTTACCGATTTCCATATTGAACAGTTTCGGCTTGCCCGTACCGCATTTCAAATAGAGGTCCTTCAGAACGGACTGAGAAAAAAGATTGTGGAAACGGTTAAGGTTTCAGCAAAGAAAGACTTTGATCAAGCACTTGTTTTGGCAAATGAATATCTGAGTCAGATACAAAAGGAAGAAAGAAATGCGGAAGAAGCTATTGCTATAACAATGCAGATTTTAGAGGGGAAAGCAATATCCGAAACACCGCCGCGTTGCCTGAAACGTAAAGAAGTTTCGGAATATCTGAATATTTCCATGGATACACTCCGAAATTGGGAACTAAACGGTCTGATGCGAATAAAGCGTAAGCAAAATGGCTATCGCTATTACACAGACGAAGACATAAAGCGATTAAAAATAATAAGATCACTTCGGTGTGCCAATTATTCATTGGAAGCAATCCTGCGTATGCTCCATGCGCTCTCAGACGACCCTCATACCAATATA
The Ruminococcus gauvreauii genome window above contains:
- a CDS encoding RNA polymerase sigma factor, with the translated sequence MEVIIKINGQALSVEVSVEVYEFLDRADHKEENLSHEQRRHWDIREFDEYIVAAEDRTNQETPEQYVCRRETLDELLSMLESCTATQRRRFLLYALDGLSYEQIARLDGCSKYTVRDSVEAARKKFQDFFKNRPHETRFSG
- a CDS encoding helix-turn-helix transcriptional regulator; its protein translation is MKSSITSILVGVIFIGVFVTLFVLIVRAFLKYLKSSNVRKEKAAVSQSLGETLKAYRTHCQMTQEFVAETIGVSRQAVSKWENGTSDPSTSNLFALAKLYGISVEELIKDVK
- a CDS encoding N-6 DNA methylase, which produces MGKKKTYRGELVDEIRGLGQSQGLNHVFTTFLEISATCISAEMDPSNAEEREKRYEEMTSAMDPKTLNGYAHMLALLALAIHEHEEDPCDILGSIYHELRLNNEWNGQYFTPDNICRMMARLVNPVDERSETEAPIMINEPTCGSGTMVIGAVWAMKQKDFDFRHKSFFVAQDIDIRCVWMAYIQLSLYGIPAVVIHGDTLAMKEWSRWYTPLASVPFIKRECAVNSTEKGAATSG
- the ligA gene encoding NAD-dependent DNA ligase LigA; the encoded protein is MGAKYKTNHERMLELIEQLTKADIAYYRDDNPIMTDRDYDILMDELKDIESRIGLVLSGSPTQKVSGEILESLAEVRHSKPMLSADKTKSVEDLVKFAAKQPVLISWKMDGLTLVLRYENGQLVQAITRGREGTIGEDVTHTVRTFLNVPLTIPTKDSFEVRGEGVISWANFEKINSGLEEPYTHPRNLASGSTRKLDAGEAKKRLLEFWAFELVSDYLESESKLAQQQFLAHNGFSVVPYIYLDAVHDETMVRDAISAMDPKKFPYPVDGIIMEYDDVAYGKGLGATGHHENRLIALKWEDELYETTFIGLDVAVTRTGMVSLTGIFEPVSIDGTQVSRAYLHNYENYLDLALGRGDKIRVYKANMIIPQIAENLNKTGTCCVPLNCPCCGKMLSFRKSSGGIRQLFCENPHCSAKLVRKFVHFCEKTRMNIEGLSEKTLEQFVSHGWIRTFADLYALDQHRDEIVQTEGFGEKSFERLQASIEKSRHCTLAKFIAGLGIPMVGRHAGRDLDRHFHGSWEAFEQAIQDGFDFTQLPDFGETMHNNIYTWYADTEEEKLWRPLLEKIEFEKENFDMNTNTANPFYGKTVVATGKLENYTRDGIQMKLMQLGAKPASSVTKKTDYLIVGEKAGSKLTKAQQLGIRTLTEEEFEAMLA
- a CDS encoding DUF2225 domain-containing protein encodes the protein MNPKYRCPACGAESFEVTAHVTQDWKIDCNGTFLESLNECVEVTHYPDENDIWDCANCGFSAAGCEFRNQSEEQKGDKEYEPTKKES
- a CDS encoding DUF4262 domain-containing protein; its protein translation is MNQKIDWLIHLVANGACDECGEVETDFLPYMCNAHTHGLERYGHLDFQMVLFLPTEEIGRILNTLGLRVQSGERFRSGDMVSGIYEDCDVRLDEYDETGRKVLRVIIPDANNIFPGEGDCMLPYCLQLLKTDELCVERGIPS
- a CDS encoding YodL domain-containing protein yields the protein MKITLYQIIPEPENRYLIFSDLRSIRAASGGHVPAEIYEAVFSGDLDIAVPRNAKNKMDQELAELEAVYVRFNVSHPEGFRGRSMTMSDVVEVIRSEKESRFFFCDRFGFEEIAFEKEKADFGRL
- a CDS encoding YkgJ family cysteine cluster protein, translating into MKEFMTKMVPVNLSDRFPFKCRMCGACCRHVRESVPLESLDAFRLAKHLRDKGENVSCVEDVLAAYAEPVLLSENGYTVFMLKTVGADEACIFLKDNRCTIHSVHPRACRTYPIAVGPYELGGYEQYLSMEQPHHYSGPQMSVKKWIQKRCSKQDFEFLNTDIGSAQEIEKLLKKIPEHNRTRAVMMFLFYKYSDYDLDKSFLPQFKSNNDKLLEVLRKMADDKDN
- a CDS encoding YkgJ family cysteine cluster protein translates to MDERLKNIVDNFEAMKIGVDEPFPFHCTMCGKCCINREDILLTPRDIYNMAKELGITTKELFETYCETYIGCDSRVPIVRLKPRGSIKRCPLMKDRKCSVHKAKPAVCALFPIGRCLMFEKDSNPSEKISASQIQYIFTNPGCGDNAETHTVREWLGEFGMSLEDEFFVKWQQAIMEFGQFFREAEKTASERIMELSWTAAFVGLYLHYETDQEFLPQFEKNVREITALLQMAPIKEGGRANE
- a CDS encoding MerR family transcriptional regulator, whose amino-acid sequence is MNTYTTSEVAKMIGIHPNTVRLYEEWGLIPNAERKANGYRIFTDFHIEQFRLARTAFQIEVLQNGLRKKIVETVKVSAKKDFDQALVLANEYLSQIQKEERNAEEAIAITMQILEGKAISETPPRCLKRKEVSEYLNISMDTLRNWELNGLMRIKRKQNGYRYYTDEDIKRLKIIRSLRCANYSLEAILRMLHALSDDPHTNIKRVLNTPKDDTDIISVCDRLIISLQKAAENAKKMIGILNDMKSIFS